Proteins encoded by one window of Acinonyx jubatus isolate Ajub_Pintada_27869175 chromosome X, VMU_Ajub_asm_v1.0, whole genome shotgun sequence:
- the PLP1 gene encoding myelin proteolipid protein isoform X1: MGLLECCARCLVGAPFASLVATGLCFFGVALFCGCGHEALTGTEKLIETYFSKNYQDYEYLINVIHAFQYVIYGTASFFFLYGALLLAEGFYTTGAVRQIFGDYKTTICGKGLSATVTGGQKGRGSRGQHQAHSLERVCHCLGKWLGHPDKFVGITYALTVVWLLVFACSAVPVYIYFNTWTTCQSIAFPSKTSASIGSLCADARMYGVLPWNAFPGKVCGSNLLSICKTAEFQMTFHLFIAAFVGAAATLVSLLTFMIAATYNFAVLKLMGRGTKF, from the exons ATGG gCTTGTTGGAGTGCTGTGCAAGATGTCTTGTAGGGGCCCCCTTTGCTTCCTTGGTGGCCACTGGATTGTGTTTCTTTGGGGTGGCACTGTTCTGTGGCTGTGGACATGAAGCACTCACTGGCACAGAAAAGCTAATTGAGACCTATTTCTCCAAAAACTACCAGGACTATGAGTATCTCATCAATGT GATCCATGCCTTCCAGTATGTCATCTATGGAactgcctctttcttcttcctttatggGGCCCTCCTGCTGGCTGAGGGCTTCTACACCACCGGTGCAGTCAGGCAGATCTTTGGCGACTACAAGACCACCATCTGCGGCAAGGGCCTGAGCGCAACGGTAACAGGGGGCCAGAAGGGGAGGGGTTCCAGAGGCCAACATCAAGCTCATTCTTTGGAGCGGGTGTGTCATTGTTTGGGAAAATGGCTAGGACATCCCGACAAG TTTGTGGGCATCACCTATGCCCTGACCGTTGTGTGGCTCCTGGTGTTTGCCTGCTCTGCTGTGCCTGTGTACATTTACTTCAACACCTGGACCACCTGCCAATCTATTGCCTTCCCCAGCAAGACCTCTGCCAGTATaggcagtctctgtgctgatgccaGAATGTATG GTGTTCTACCATGGAATGCTTTCCCTGGCAAGGTGTGTGGCTCCAACCTTCTGTCCATCTGCAAAACAGCTGAG TTCCAAATGACCTTCCACCTGTTTATTGCTGCATTTGTGGGAGCTGCAGCCACACTGGTTTCCCTG CTCACCTTCATGATTGCTGCCACTTACAACTTTGCCGTCCTTAAACTCATGGGCCGAGGCACCAAGTTCTGA
- the PLP1 gene encoding myelin proteolipid protein isoform X2 — protein MGLLECCARCLVGAPFASLVATGLCFFGVALFCGCGHEALTGTEKLIETYFSKNYQDYEYLINVIHAFQYVIYGTASFFFLYGALLLAEGFYTTGAVRQIFGDYKTTICGKGLSATFVGITYALTVVWLLVFACSAVPVYIYFNTWTTCQSIAFPSKTSASIGSLCADARMYGVLPWNAFPGKVCGSNLLSICKTAEFQMTFHLFIAAFVGAAATLVSLLTFMIAATYNFAVLKLMGRGTKF, from the exons ATGG gCTTGTTGGAGTGCTGTGCAAGATGTCTTGTAGGGGCCCCCTTTGCTTCCTTGGTGGCCACTGGATTGTGTTTCTTTGGGGTGGCACTGTTCTGTGGCTGTGGACATGAAGCACTCACTGGCACAGAAAAGCTAATTGAGACCTATTTCTCCAAAAACTACCAGGACTATGAGTATCTCATCAATGT GATCCATGCCTTCCAGTATGTCATCTATGGAactgcctctttcttcttcctttatggGGCCCTCCTGCTGGCTGAGGGCTTCTACACCACCGGTGCAGTCAGGCAGATCTTTGGCGACTACAAGACCACCATCTGCGGCAAGGGCCTGAGCGCAACG TTTGTGGGCATCACCTATGCCCTGACCGTTGTGTGGCTCCTGGTGTTTGCCTGCTCTGCTGTGCCTGTGTACATTTACTTCAACACCTGGACCACCTGCCAATCTATTGCCTTCCCCAGCAAGACCTCTGCCAGTATaggcagtctctgtgctgatgccaGAATGTATG GTGTTCTACCATGGAATGCTTTCCCTGGCAAGGTGTGTGGCTCCAACCTTCTGTCCATCTGCAAAACAGCTGAG TTCCAAATGACCTTCCACCTGTTTATTGCTGCATTTGTGGGAGCTGCAGCCACACTGGTTTCCCTG CTCACCTTCATGATTGCTGCCACTTACAACTTTGCCGTCCTTAAACTCATGGGCCGAGGCACCAAGTTCTGA